The following are encoded together in the Bradysia coprophila strain Holo2 unplaced genomic scaffold, BU_Bcop_v1 contig_94, whole genome shotgun sequence genome:
- the LOC119085049 gene encoding ankyrin-3 isoform X2 has protein sequence MALGETQNGTVSMKQTDKVSAPAAVINGSSNIAEKNQKLAKQVDANTSFLRAARAGDLGKLVDFLESGEVTDINASNANGLNALHLAAKDGHIEIVRELLKRGAGVDNSTKKGNTALHIASLAGQKDVVKILIQHGADVNLQSQNGFTPLYMAAQENHDGCVRYLLSKGANQSLATEDGFTPLAVAMQQGHDKVVAVLLESDSRGKIRLPALHIAAKKDDVKAASLLLENEHNPDVSSKSGFTPLHIASHYGNVDIANLLIQKGADVNFSAKHNITPLHVACKWGKTHMVSLLISKGAKIDSTTRDGLTPLHCAARSGHEQVIDILSEKEANILSKTKNGLAPLHMAAQGDHVDAARILLYHKAPVDEVTVDYLTALHVAAHCGHVKVAKLLLDRNADPNARALNGFTPLHIACKKNRIKVVELLLKHGASKGATTESGLTPLHVASFMGCMNIVIYLLQHDASPDVPTVRGETPLHLAARANQADIIRILLRNGAQVDVKAREEQTPLHVASRLGNVDIVMMLLQHGANIDSVTKDLYTPLHIAAKEGQDEVAAVLIENGASLDAATKKGFTPLHLAGKYGNIKVAELLLQKGAPIDAQGKNGVTPLHVASHYDHQKVALLLLEKGASPHANAKNGHTPLHIAAKKNQMDIATTLLEYGALPDAESKSGFTPIHLSAQEGHMEMSQLLLEHKANPGWAAKNGLTPLHLCAQEDKVEVAKVLLKNEAAIDPTTKAGFTPLHVAAHFGQINMVRYLLENDAAVEKSTNIGYTPLHQAAQQGHTLIINLLLKHKADPNAVTNNGQTALNIANKLGYITVVETLKVVTETNITSTSTGTPVAEEKYKVIAPEAMHETFMSDSEDEGGENDDSNDVVVDSNGKSKPVYMTYYQNRSSVQCEDPIMSDQQQYKYMTVDDIKGLDDNIRLDTSHDDKADKAAVNEYITHLQSTSVVDSAMNSMYMPKAVDNVDIVRQPIHVGLLNTLDPHLASFGGRRKTTPMCRERFLVSFLVDARGGAMRGCRHSGVRVIVPPRSASQPTRITCRYVKPQRIPNPPPLMEGEALVSRILELTPVAAKFLGPVILEVPHFASLRDKEREIIILRSDNGETWREHTLYDSEEAIQDVLNESFEAGELTQLEDLHTNRIIRVVTHDFPHFFAVVSRIRQEVHAIGPDGGTVSSVAVPLVQAVFPANALTKKIRVGLQAQPIDSNSTANLLGRGVAVSPVVTVEPRRRKFHKAITLSMPAPRAHTQGMINQYSGNAPTLRLLCSITGGQNRAVWEDVTGSTPLTFVKDCVSFTTTVSARFWLMDCRNITEACKMATELYTHMAYVPFMVKFVVFAKRTDANEAKLSVFCMTDDKEDKTLEQQEHFVEVSKSRDVEILEGRPVYLEFAGNLIPIMKSGDQFHLQFNAFKENRLTFVVKIKDGENVGRINFMNEPKVAKGEPALTPICTLNIVIPDKVFDDDTNSDYDARSFDKNYRVMLNGGFKVNEIHKADIRLSDICNLLGNDWVKLAEALEVPNDDVELIKSEYPDKPSHQAMVLLRLWLRQSGKQATGNNLEQALHRINRSDIVDKCIFNLELVTDEMEKAVAKMQLDQSGFDNLKEELGPSRDTSLKRNSELDYQDHYGSDDLTNGKADRNNDDIEALQRVQDQFITLGISSTKHSLTGNETPPPSPAEFGLANDQRSPLDTNNKIPPTAEAETSDLTHQFDNSQGLPSDDLSDMNATSTASVLEPSDDPSLSSIKQNIDDIVAEAERHVNENISQQEDTISDVLDEFDRQLETKVADVTKEIHEQKVKFSDEPETLSAITKNFIEMESTPHETSTTTTTTTTTESRIPVSSKTSTPIKVKTIKKHSKVNRDIVKPPQPIRPAVNDIEWDVPSGTGKDDDEQITEISTLNLEDVGQNENESFAPVIISPSDDYSGEIDEVILVQTADDDLLDSESGDKSDENESHFVSTKTTTQTIVGDNGEQYTITTTEEKFSHGDENRQQIPEIVVRQHLQQESQPISSEDLPTMSLSLNSESDSESHYGRDGATGDSKKSVNPNASPIRGVGDKTFGSSSGSDVALHEPGAESSDDDPETDFNYQSSEHPATFTHQTVEEFKDPQNNATVRTVTTTTTVTTSEHNVTDPSELADALTQRSSQQKQIELNDETTNNDHELRETMQQIVDQFMQEERRQP, from the exons AAGTGGAGAAGTGACCGATATCAATGCTAGTAATGCG aacGGTCTGAACGCTCTACATTTGGCGGCCAAGGATGGTCACATTGAGATCGTTCGAGAACTGCTGAAACGTGGTGCTGGTGTCGACAATTCAACTAAAAAGGGCAACACTGCTCTACACATTGCTTCATTGGCTGGCCAGAAGGATGTTGTTAAAATACTAATACAACACGGTGCTGACGTCAACCTTCAGTCCCAAAATGGATTCACACCGTTGTACATGGCTGCCCAAGAGAATCATGACGGTTGCGTTCGATATTTACTATCGAAAGGTGCAAATCAATCATTGGCTACGGAAGATGGTTTCACACCGTTGGCCGTTGCGATGCAACAAGGGCATGACAAAGTGGTGGCTGTTCTGCTTGAAAGTGATTCGCGGGGAAAAATTCGTTTGCCAGCTCTCCACATTGCCGCAAAGAAAGATGATGTGAAGGCAGCTTCTCTGTTGCTGGAAAACGAGCACAATCCGGATGTGTCATCCAAAAGTGGTTTCACGCCGTTACACATTGCATCCCACTATGGCAACGTTGACATCGctaatttattgattcaaaAGGGGGCAGACGTtaacttttcagcaaagcacaACATTACACCGTTGCACGTTGCGTGTAAATGGG GAAAAACCCATATGGTCAGCCTGTTGATTTCGAAAGGTGCCAAAATTGACAGCACTACCAGAGATGGTTTAACTCCTTTGCATTGTGCAGCTAGGTCAGGTCACGAGCAAGTCATCGACATTCTGTCAGAGAAGGAAGCAAACATTTTGTCAAAGACAAAG AATGGTTTGGCTCCCTTGCACATGGCAGCTCAAGGTGACCACGTTGACGCAGCccgaattttactttaccatAAAGCTCCAGTGGATGAAGTAACAGTTGACTATTTGACTGCGTTGCATGTAGCCGCTCATTGTGGTCACGTTAAGGTAGCAAAGCTCCTATTGGATCGTAATGCAGATCCCAATGCACGAGCACTGAAT GGCTTCACACCGCTACACATTGCGTGCAAAAAGAACAGGATAAAGGTCGTTGAACTCTTGCTGAAACATGGTGCAAGTAAAGGTGCTACAACGGAGAGTGGATTGACACCGTTACACGTGGCCTCATTCATGGGTTGCATGAACATCGTAATTTATTTGCTGCAACATGATGCTAGCCCCGATGTTCCAACAGTCCGTGGCGAAACTCCGTTGCATTTAGCCGCCCGTGCTAATCAAGCCGATATAATTCGCATTTTGTTGAGAAATGGTGCCCAGGTCGATGTCAAAGCACGCGAAGAGCAAACACCGTTACACGTCGCTTCACGACTTGGTAACGTGGACATTGTGATGATGCTGCTGCAACACGGTGCTAATATCGATTCGGTTACGAAAGATTTGTACACACCGTTGCATATAGCTGCTAAGGAAGGTCAAGACGAAGTTGCTGCTGTTCTGATTGAAAATGGAGCATCCTTGGACGCTGCTACAAAGAAAGGATTCACTCCGCTCCATTTGGCTGGAAAGTATGGAAATATCAAGGTCGCTGAACTGCTATTACAGAAAGGTGCTCCAATCGATGCGCAAGGAAAGAATGGTGTTACTCCGCTGCATGTGGCAAGTCATTATGACCACCAGAAAGTCGCCTTGCTATTGCTGGAAAAAGGTGCTTCTCCTCATGCAAATGCCAAAAACGGACACACCCCGTTGCATATAGCTGCTAAAAAGAATCAAATGGACATTGCCACCACATTGCTCGAATATGGTGCTCTTCCTGACGCTGAGAGTAAGTCTGGATTCACGCCTATCCATTTAAGCGCACAAGAAGGTCACATGGAAATGTCTCAACTGTTGCTCGAACATAAGGCCAATCCGGGCTGGGCTGCAAAGAAT GGATTGACACCGCTGCATCTGTGTGCTCAAGAAGATAAGGTTGAAGTGGCAAAAGTTCTACTCAAAAATGAGGCAGCAATCGACCCGACAACAAAGGCAGGATTTACACCGTTGCATGTTG CTGCTCATTTCGGGCAAATTAACATGGTCCGATATTTGCTGGAAAATGATGCCGCCGTGGAGAAGAGCACAAACATCGGTTACACACCGCTACATCAAGCCGCTCAGCAAGGACACACTTTGATCATCAATTTATTGCTGAAACATAAAGCCGATCCGAATGCAGTCACAAAT AATGGCCAAACTGCTCTGAACATCGCCAACAAATTGGGTTACATCACCGTTGTGGAGACATTAAAGGTGGTCACCGAAACGAATATCACTAGCACATCGACCGGAACACCCGTAGCTGAAGAAAAATACAAAGTAATTGCTCCCGAAGCGATGCATGAAACATTTATGTCTGACTCGGAGGATGAAGGAG gCGAAAATGATGATTCAAATGATGTCGTCGTTGATTCGAATGGAAAATCGAAGCCAGTTTATATGACGTACTATCAGAATCGTAGTAGCGTTCAGT GCGAAGATCCAATCATGTCCGATCAACAACAGTACAAGTACATGACAGTGGACGATATTAAAGGTTTGGATGACAATATTCGATTGGATACCAGTCACGATGATAAGGCAGACAAAG CTGCAGTCAACGAATACATCACACATCTCCAATCAACATCGGTGGTCGATTCGGCAATGAATTCCATGTACATGCCGAAGGCAGTTGATAATGTTGACATTGTTCGGCAGCCGATTCACGTTGG TTTGCTAAACACTTTAGACCCACATCTTGCTAGCTTCGGTGGCCGTAGGAAAACTACGCCAATGTGCAGGGAAAG ATTTCTGGTATCGTTTCTGGTCGATGCTCGTGGAGGTGCAATGCGAGGTTGTCGTCATAGTGGTGTTCGTGTCATCGTACCACCCAGATCTGCTTCACAACCGACTCGAATCACATGTCGGTATGTAAAGCCACAACGTATACCGAATCCACCACCGCTTATGGAAGGCGAGGCTTTGGTCAGTCGGATTTTGGAATTAACTCCGGTCGCAGCAAAATTCCTTGG ACCGGTAATCCTGGAAGTTCCACATTTTGCATCGTTACGTGACAAAGAACGTGAAATTATAATACTGCGATCGGACAACGGTGAAACGTGGCGCGAACACACTCTCTATGATAGTGAGGAGGCAATTCAGGACGTTCTAAATGAAAGTTTCGAAGCCGGTGAACTGACTCAATTGGAAGATTTGCACACCAATCGGATCATACGAGTAGTTACACATGATTTTCCGCACTTCTTCGCAGTCGTCTCACGAATTCGTCAAGAGGTCCATGCTATCGGTCCAGATGGTGGCACTGTATCATCAGTAGCGGTACCATTAGTGCAAGCCGTTTTCCCAGCAAATGCTCTAACGAAAAAGATTCGAGTCGGTCTCCAAGCACAGCCAATCGATAGCAACAGTACAGCTAATCTACTCGGTAGAGGTGTGGCTGTATCACCAGTTGTTACAGTTGAACCACGTCGACGTAAATTCCATAAAGCAATAACTCTTAGCATGCCTGCACCAAGAGCCCACACACAGGGCATGATAAATCAGTATTCGGGCAATGCTCCGACTTTGAGACTTTTGTGTTCCATAACTGGTGGTCAAAATCGTGCTGTTTGGGAAGATGTTACCGGTTCAACACCGTTAACATTCGTTAAGGATTGCGTTTCATTTACAACGACAGTGTCAGCGAGATTCTGGTTGATGGATTGCCGAAATATTACCGAAGCGTGTAAAATGGCTACCGAGCTGTACACTCACATGGCCTATGTTCCTTTTATGGTTAAATTTGTCGTGTTTGCTAAGCGGACCGATGCCAATGAAGCCAAGCTCAGCGTATTCTGTATGACCGACGACAAAGAGGATAAGACGCTTGAACAACAAGAACATTTTGTTGAAGTCTCCAAGAGTCGCGATGTTGAAATACTAGAGGGTCGCCCAGTGTATCTTGAATTTGCGGGAAATCTTATTCCCATTATGAAATCGGGCGACCAATTTCATTTGCAGTTCAATGCATTCAAGGAAAATCGCCTCACATTCGTGGTTAAAATCAAGGATGGCGAAAATGTCGGACGAATCAACTTTATGAACGAGCCAAAAGTAGCCAAAGGTGAGCCAGCATTGACTCCGATTTGTACGTTGAACATCGTCATACCGGATAAAGTGTTCGACGACGATACAAATTCGGACTATGACGCGAGaagttttgacaaaaattatcgCGTCATGTTGAACGGAGGATTCAAGGTCAATGAAATCCACAAAGCCGATATCCGTTTGTCGGACATCTGCAATTTGTTGGGAAACGATTGGGTGAAATTAGCTGAAGCCTTGGAAGTGCCGAATGACGACGTTGAGTTGATAAAATCGGAATATCCCGACAAACCGTCACATCAGGCAATGGTTCTGTTGAGATTGTGGCTTCGTCAGTCTGGGAAACAAGCAACCGGAAATAATTTGGAGCAGGCCCTGCATCGCATCAACAGATCCGATATCGTTgacaaatgtattttcaacTTGGAGCTGGTCACCGATGAAATGGAAAAGGCCGTTGCTAAGATGCAACTGGATCAATCCGGTTTCGATAATTTGAAAGAGGAACTTGGTCCTTCCCGCGACACATCGTTGAAACGGAATAGTGAACTCGATTATCAGGATCATTATGGCAGCGATGATTTGACGAATGGAAAAG CCGATCGAAACAATGACGACATCGAAGCACTCCAACGTGTTCAGGATCAATTCATTACGCTTGGCATATCGTCGACCAAACATTCATTGACTGGAAATGAAACTCCTCCACCCAGTCCAGCAGAGTTTGGTTTGGCCAACGATCAACGTTCGCCGCTAGATACCAATAACAAAATTCCACCAACTGCCGAAGCTGAGACCAGTGATCTAACGCATCAGTTCGACAACAGCCAAG GTCTCCCTTCGGATGACTTAAGTGACATGAATGCAACATCAACTGCTAGCGTTCTTGAACCATCCGACGATCCTAGTTTGAGCTCAATTAAGCAAAATATCGACGACATAGTGGCTGAAGCAGAAAGACACGTTAACGAAAACATATCGCAGCAGGAAGACACAATCAGTGATGTTTTAGATGAATTCGATCGTCAGTTGGAGACTAAGGTGGCCGATGTTACGAAAGAAATTCACGAACAAAAGGTCAAATTCAGTGACGAGCCAGAAACTCTGTCAGCAATTACCAAGAATTTCATCGAAATGGAATCGACACCGCATGAGACCAGCACGACAACGACAACAACCACTACCACCGAAAGTCGCATCCCAGTTTCGTCGAAGACTTCAACGCCAATCAAAGTCAAGACAATAAAAAAGCATTCGAAAGTCAACCGAGATATCGTCAAACCACCGCAACCGATTCGGCCAGCTGTCAATGACATAGAATGGGATGTCCCGTCCGGAACTGGAAAGGACGATGACGAACAAATAACTGAGATTTCCACATTGAATTTGGAAGATGTTGGACAAAATGAGAATGAATCGTTCGCACCGGTCATCATATCGCCAAGCGATGATTACAGCGGTGAAATCGATGAAGTCATTTTGGTGCAAACAGCTGACGATGATCTGCTGGACAGTGAGAGTGGTGATAAGAGTGACGAAAATGAGTCTCACTTTGTGTCAACCAAAACGACCACTCAAACGATTGTCGGTGACAACGGTGAACAGTACACCATTACGACCACCGAGGAGAAATTCTCTCATGGCGACGAAAATCGGCAACAAATACCCGAAATCGTCGTGCGCCAGCATTTACAGCAGGAATCGCAACCGATATCCAGTGAGGATTTGCCAACAATGTCCTTGAGTTTGAACAGCGAATCGGACAGTGAGAGTCATTATGGTCGGGATGGTGCAACCGGTGATAGCAAAAAATCGGTAAATCCTAATGCGTCGCCGATACGCGGTGTTGGCGATAAAACATTTGGTTCGTCAAGCGGTTCGGATGTTGCATTACATGAACCGGGTGCAGAATCGAGTGACGATGATCCAG AAACTGACTTCAACTACCAAAGTTCCGAACATCCTGCAACATTTACCCATCAAACAGTTGAAGAATTCAAGGACCCACAAAACAA TGCAACCGTTAGAACAGTCACTACCACAACAACGGTAACAACATCCGAGCACAATGTAACTGATCCATCTGAGCTAGCCGATGCGTTAACACAACGATCTTCGCAACAGAAACAAATCGAATTAAACGACGAAACGACCAACAACGATCATGAACTGCGCGAAACAATGCAACAAATTGTCGATCAATTTATGCAAGAAGAACGAAGACAACCGTAA